In Zalophus californianus isolate mZalCal1 chromosome 4, mZalCal1.pri.v2, whole genome shotgun sequence, the following proteins share a genomic window:
- the POGZ gene encoding pogo transposable element with ZNF domain isoform X4, with product MADTDLFMECEEEELEPWQKISDVIEDSVVEDYNSVDKTPTAGNSLVQQGGQPLILTQNPTPGLGTMVTQPVLRPVQVMQNANHVTSSPVASQPIFITTQGFPVRNVRPVQNAMNQVGIVLNVQQGQTVRPITLVPAPGTQFVKPTVGVPQVFSQMTPVRPGSTMPVRPTTNTFTTVIPATLTIRSTVPQSQSQQTKSTPSTSTTPTATQPTSLGQLAAQPPGQSSQTPNPKLVSIASFVTVKRPGVTGENSNEVAKLVNTLNTIPSLGQSPGPVVVSNNSSAHGSQRTSGPESSMKVTSSSIPVFDLQDGGRKICPRCNAQFRVTEALRGHMCYCCPEMVEYQKKGKSLDSEPSVPSAAKPPSPEKTAPVASTPSSTPIPALSPPTKVPEPNENVGDAVQTKLIMLVDDFYYGRDGGKVAQLTNFPKVATSFRCPHCTKRLKNNIRFMNHMKHHVELDQQNGEVDGHTICQHCYRQFSTPFQLQCHLENVHSPYESTTKCKICEWAFESEPLFLQHMKDTHKPGEMPYVCQVCQYRSSLYSEVDVHFRMIHEDTRHLLCPYCLKVFKNGNAFQQHYMRHQKRNVYHCNKCRLQFLFAKDKIEHKLQHHKTFRKPKQLEGLKPGTKVTIRASRGQPRTVPVSSNDAPPSTLQEAAPLASSTDPLPVFLYPPVRRNIQKRAVRKMSVMGRQTCLECSFEIPDFPNHFPTYVHCSLCRYSTCCSRAYANHMINNHVPRKSPKYLALFKNSVSGIKLACTSCTFVTSVGDAMAKHLVFNPSHRSSSILPRGLTWMSHSRHGHARDRVHDRGLKSIYPPPAFPSNKTATVKSAGATPAEPEELPTPMAQALPSPASTATPPPTPTHPQPLALPPLAAEGAECLNVDDQDEGSPVIQEPEQATGGGSGSGVGKKEQLSVKKLRVVLFALCCNTEQAAEHFRNPQRRIRRWLRRFQASQGENLEGKYLSLEAEEKLAEWVLTQREQQLPVNEETLFQKATKIGRSLEGGFKISYEWAVRFMLRHHLTPHARRAVAHTLPKDVAENAGLFIEFVQRQIHNQDLPLSMIVAIDEISLFLDTEVLSSDDRKENALQTVGTGEPWCDVVLAILADGTVLPTLVFYRGQMDQPANVPDSILLEAKESGYSDDEIMELWSARVWQKHTACQRSKGMLVMDCHRTHLSEEVLAMLSASSTLPAVVPAGCSSKIQPLDVCIKRTVKNFLHKKWKEQAREMADTACDSDVLLQLVLVWLAEVLGVIGDCPELVQRSFLVASVLPGPDGNIHSPTRNADMQEELIASLEEQLKLSGEQSEEPSASTPRPRSSPEETIEPESLHQLFEGESETESFYGFEEADLDLMEI from the exons ATGGCGGACACCGACCTCTTTATGGAATGTGAGGAGGAGGAGCTGGAGCCATGGCAGAAAATCAGTGATGTCATTGAGGATTCTGTCGTTGAAGATTATAATTCAGTGGATAAAACTCCTACAG CTGGCAATTCTTTGGTCCAACAAGGTGGACAGCCACTCATCCTAACCCAGAATCCAACCCCAGGTCTGGGCACAATGGTTACTCAACCAGTGTTGAGGCCTGTCCAGGTCATGCAGAATGCCAATCATGTGACTAGTTCTCCTGTGGCCTCACAACCAATATTCATCACTACACAG GGATTTCCTGTAAGAAATGTCCGGCCTGTACAAAATGCAATGAATCAGGTTGGGATTGTGCTGAACGTACAGCAAGGCCAAACGGTTAGACCAATAACACTAGTCCCAG CCCCAGGTACCCAGTTTGTTAAGCCGACAGTTGGAGTCCCACAAGTGTTCTCTCAGATGACCCCAGTGAGGCCAGGCTCCACAATGCCTGTGCGGCCCACCACCAACACCTTCACCACTGTCATCCCAGCTACTCTGACCATTCGAAGCACCGTCCCGCAGTCCCAGTCCCAGCAGACCAAGTCCACACCCAGCACCTCCACCACTCCCACTGCCACACAGCCGACCTCACTGGGGCAGCTAGCTGCTCAGCCTCCAGGCCAATCCAGCCAGACCCCCAATCCCAAGCTAG TGAGCATTGCCAGCTTTGTCACTGTGAAGCGACCTGGGGTTACAGGTGAAAATAGCAATGAAGTAGCCAAACTGGTGAATACCCTTAACACCATCCCTTCCCTGGGCCAGAGTCCTGGGCCAGTGGTGGTATCCAACAACAGTTCTGCCCATGGCTCCCAGAGAACCAGCGGACCTGAGTCTTCAATGAAAG TGACCTCTTCTTCTATCCCAGTGTTCGACCTCCAGGATGGTGGACGGAAAATATGTCCACGGTGTAATGCTCAATTCCGTGTTACTGAAGCTTTGAGAGGTCACATGTGT TACTGTTGCCCAGAAATGGTGGAAtaccagaagaaaggaaagtctCTGGATTCAGAACCCAGTGTCCCATCAGCTGCAAAGCCCCCATCCCCTGAGAAAACAGCTCCTGTTGCTTCCACACCCTCTTCTACACCTATTCCTGCTCTGTCACCACCTACCAAAGTACCAGAGCCAAATGAGAATGTGGGTGATGCTGTCCAGACCAAACTCATCATGCTAGTAGATGACTTCTACTATGGACGGGATGGTGGCAAAGTGGCCCAACTCACAAACTTCCCTAAGGTTGCCACATCTTTCCGATGCCCACATTGTACCAAAAGGCTAAAAAACAACATTCG ATTCATGAACCATATGAAACACCACGTAGAACTCGATCAGCAGAACGGTGAGGTAGATGGTCATACTATCTGCCAGCACTGTTACCGCCAGTTTTCCACGCCCTTCCAGCTCCAGTGCCACTTGGAAAATGTTCATAGTCCTTATGAATCAACTA cCAAGTGCAAGATCTGTGAGTGGGCGTTTGAGAGTGAGCCACTATTTCTCCAGCATATGAAGGATACTCATAAGCCTGGAGAGATGCCTTATGTCTGCCAG GTGTGTCAATATCGCTCCTCACTCTACTCTGAGGTAGATGTCCATTTTCGGATGATCCATGAGGATACTCGGCATCTGCTCTGCCCTTATTGCCTGAAGGTCTTCAAAAATGGCAATGCATTCCAACAGCATTACATGAGGCACCAG AAGAGGAATGTTTATCATTGCAACAAATGCCGGCTGCAGTTTCTCTTTGCCAAGGACAAAATTGAACACAAGCTTCAGCACCATAAAACCTTCCGTAAACCCAAGCAGCTAGAAGGTTTGAAACCAGGCACGAAG GTGACAATCCGGGCTTCCCGAGGGCAGCCACGAACTGTTCCTGTTTCCTCCAATGATGCACCTCCCAGCACCTTGCAGGAGGCAGCACCACTGGCCTCCTCAACGGACCCTCTGCCTGTCTTCCTTTATCCCCCCGTCCGGCGCAACATCCAGAAGAGAGCTGTTAGGAAAAT GAGTGTCATGGGCCGGCAGACGTGCCTGGAGTGCAGCTTTGAGATCCCGGATTTCCCTAACCATTTCCCTACTTACGTTCACTGCTCTCTGTGCCGCTATAGCACCTGCTGCTCTCGAGCCTATGCCAACCACATGATCAA CAATCATGTTCCACGCAAGAGCCCCAAGTATTTGGCTTTGTTTAAAAATTCTGTGAG TGGAATCAAGCTGGCTTGCACTTCATGTACCTTTGTTACCTCTGTGGGAGATGCCATGGCCAAGCATTTGGTATTCAACCCCTCTCACAGATCCAGCAGCATCCTGCCACGGG GACTCACTTGGATGTCTCACTCAAG ACATGGCCACGCTCGCGACCGCGTGCACGACCGGGGCTTGAAGAGTATATAtcctcctcctgccttcccctctAATAAAACTGCCACTGTGAAATCTGCGGGGGCCACCCCAGCTGAGCCTGAAGAGCTTCCAACTCCTATGGCCCAAGCACTCCCATCACCGGCCTCAACCGCAACCCCACCACCAACCCCAACCCACCCCCAGCCTTTAGCCCTTCCACCCTTGGCCGCAGAGGGAGCCGAATGTCTGAATGTCGATGACCAGGATGAAGGGAGCCCAGTCATCCAGGAGCCTGAGCAGGCAACAGGGGGCGGTAGTGGCAGTGGGGTTGGCAAGAAGGAGCAGCTGTCTGTGAAGAAGCTTCGAGTGGTACTGTTTGCCCTGTGCTGCAATACAGAACAGGCCGCCGAACACTTCCGAAATCCCCAACGACGGATCCGGCGTTGGCTTCGGCGCTTCCAGGCCTCCCAGGGGGAGAATCTGGAGGGCAAATATCTGAGCTTAGAAGCAGAAGAGAAGCTGGCTGAGTGGGTCCTAACCCAGCGAGAGCAACAGCTACCTGTGAATGAGGAGACCTTGTTCCAGAAGGCCACCAAAATAGGACGTTCTTTGGAGGGGGGGTTTAAGATCTCTTATGAGTGGGCTGTGCGTTTCATGCTCCGGCACCACCTGACTCCCCATGCCCGACGAGCTGTGGCCCACACCCTACCTAAGGATGTGGCAGAGAATGCAGGACTCTTCATTGAATTCGTACAACGACAGATTCATAACCAGGACTTACCCTTGTCCATGATTGTGGCTATTGATGAGATCTCCTTGTTCCTGGATACAGAGGTGCTGAGCAGTGATGACCGTAAGGAAAATGCCCTGCAGACAGTGGGCACAGGGGAACCTTGGTGTGACGTGGTGCTGGCCATTCTGGCAGATGGCACTGTCCTCCCCACCCTGGTTTTCTACCGAGGACAAATGGATCAACCTGCTAATGTGCCAGACTCTATATTGCTAGAGGCGAAGGAGAGCGGCTACAGTGATGACGAGATCATGGAGCTGTGGTCAGCCCGAGTGTGGCAGAAGCACACCGCTTGCCAGCGCAGCAAAGGCATGCTTGTGATGGACTGTCATCGCACTCACTTGTCCGAAGAGGTACTGGCTATGCTTAGTGCCTCTAGCACCTTGCCTGCCGTGGTCCCCGCAGGCTGTAGCTCCAAAATCCAGCCGTTAGATGTATGCATCAAACGAACTGTCAAGAACTTCCTACACAAAAAGTGGAAGGAGCAGGCTCGGGAAATGGCAGATACCGCGTGCGATTCTGATGTCCTACTCCAGCTGGTGCTGGTCTGGCTGGCCGAGGTGCTGGGCGTCATTGGGGACTGTCCAGAGCTGGTGCAGCGGTCCTTCCTTGTGGCTAGTGTTCTGCCTGGCCCTGATGGCAACATTCACTCACCCACGAGAAATGCTGACATGCAGGAGGAGCTCATTGCCTCCCTAGAGGAGCAGCTGAAGCTGAGTGGGGAACAGTCTGAGGAGCCCTCAGCTTCCACTCCCCGACCCAGGTCATCTCCTGAAGAGACAATTGAGCCTGAAAGCCTTCACCAGCTCTTTGAGGGTGAAAGTGAGACCGAGTCCTTTTATGGCTTTGAAGAAGCTGACCTAGATCTGATGGAGATTTGA